In Agrobacterium sp. RAC06, a single window of DNA contains:
- a CDS encoding GatB/YqeY domain-containing protein, which produces MIRDTLANSLKEALKAKDVRRTSTVRLIQTAIKDRDIAHRGAGKDPVSDDEIMQILMKMIKQRDESAKIYADNDRPELAAQEREEIVIIKSFMPEQLSEEKVRELCAAVINETGAQGLRDMGKCINALKERYAGQMDFGKASGVVKDLLK; this is translated from the coding sequence ATGATACGCGACACGCTCGCCAACTCGCTGAAAGAAGCCCTGAAGGCCAAGGATGTCCGTCGGACGTCGACCGTGCGTCTGATCCAGACCGCGATCAAGGACCGGGACATTGCGCATCGCGGTGCCGGCAAGGATCCGGTCAGCGACGACGAGATCATGCAGATCCTGATGAAGATGATCAAGCAGCGGGACGAATCCGCCAAGATCTATGCCGACAACGACCGCCCGGAACTCGCTGCCCAGGAGCGCGAGGAAATCGTCATCATCAAGTCCTTCATGCCCGAGCAGCTCTCGGAAGAGAAAGTGCGTGAACTCTGCGCTGCGGTGATCAACGAAACCGGGGCACAAGGCCTGCGCGACATGGGCAAGTGCATCAATGCGCTTAAGGAACGTTATGCCGGCCAGATGGACTTCGGCAAGGCCTCGGGCGTGGTCAAGGACCTCCTGAAGTAA
- a CDS encoding BrnA antitoxin family protein, whose product MSEENITRTTISEILEKRARGEKSQTDWARVDAMTDEDIERAMRDDPDWKDHMDIDWSKARMVIPDKKKPISIRLDPDIIDFFQATGKGYQTRINAVLRHFVDEQKRSKP is encoded by the coding sequence ATGAGCGAAGAGAATATCACGCGCACTACCATCTCTGAGATTCTGGAAAAACGGGCGCGCGGCGAAAAAAGCCAGACCGACTGGGCGCGCGTCGATGCGATGACCGACGAGGACATCGAACGCGCCATGCGCGATGATCCGGACTGGAAGGATCACATGGACATCGACTGGTCCAAGGCCAGGATGGTGATCCCGGACAAGAAGAAGCCGATCTCGATCCGCCTCGATCCCGACATCATCGATTTCTTCCAGGCGACCGGAAAGGGCTACCAGACCCGCATCAACGCGGTCCTGCGCCACTTCGTCGACGAGCAGAAGCGCTCGAAACCCTGA
- a CDS encoding BrnT family toxin yields MRSLDDIPQEEWAFEWDEVKRISNRHKHGIDFDDVVLALAEPRLETQTLTNGEVRILATCPESGRLITAVYTMRGNVCRIISARVARRNERREYHAHYHL; encoded by the coding sequence ATGCGAAGCCTGGACGACATTCCGCAGGAAGAATGGGCCTTCGAGTGGGACGAGGTTAAACGGATCAGCAATCGCCACAAGCATGGAATCGACTTCGATGACGTTGTCTTGGCACTGGCCGAACCTCGCCTTGAAACACAGACCCTGACCAACGGTGAAGTGCGGATTCTTGCGACTTGCCCGGAAAGCGGCCGATTGATTACCGCCGTCTACACCATGAGAGGAAACGTCTGTCGGATCATATCCGCCCGCGTTGCGAGAAGAAATGAGCGAAGAGAATATCACGCGCACTACCATCTCTGA
- a CDS encoding adenylate/guanylate cyclase domain-containing protein, with protein MAQHEFDFIARNGRKLRSFWRLPNAVWWVARIGTAGYPPRIRRRLAVTNIIAAMVSLMTIPYVLLYVAYDWYGLLPAIIAFSPQVIFYALTPYFHRYGPISGALYLCTIWLIFGIGYCMFFGRDSGLHFYFLPGAAASMLVFGAERLLLSAFVTIVGLAAFLATEILFVAPLDFIRVEPIFLNTLYYLTVPFAFLLIFTTSFFAFKEAAQAEMALESEHEFSERLLQNILPQAVASRLRDHRTQVVADQIPSATILFADIVDFTPRAARWQPQQVIAFLGRVFSQFDAIANAHGLEKIKTIGDAYMVAGGLPEPKPDHETAVALMALDIIACCRRISEQVGEVVEVRIGLDAGPVVAGVIGTNKLLYDVWGDTVNTAAHMESHGVAGRIQVADCLKQRLESRFDFELRGEIDVKGKGLMRVWFLTGVKSESLTAT; from the coding sequence GTGGCGCAGCACGAGTTCGATTTCATAGCCCGCAACGGGCGCAAGCTCCGCTCGTTCTGGCGCCTGCCGAATGCCGTCTGGTGGGTGGCAAGGATCGGAACCGCCGGTTATCCGCCGCGTATTCGTCGCAGGCTCGCCGTCACCAACATCATCGCCGCGATGGTCAGCCTGATGACCATTCCCTATGTGCTGCTCTACGTGGCCTATGACTGGTATGGCCTGCTGCCGGCGATCATCGCCTTTTCTCCGCAGGTGATCTTCTACGCGCTGACCCCCTATTTTCACCGCTACGGACCGATTTCTGGGGCGCTTTACCTGTGCACGATCTGGCTGATCTTCGGGATCGGCTACTGCATGTTCTTCGGCCGGGACTCGGGGCTGCATTTCTATTTTCTGCCCGGCGCGGCGGCTTCCATGCTCGTTTTCGGGGCAGAGCGGCTATTGCTTTCCGCCTTTGTCACCATTGTCGGACTGGCTGCCTTCCTTGCGACCGAAATCCTCTTCGTGGCGCCGCTTGATTTCATCCGGGTCGAGCCGATTTTTCTGAATACGCTCTACTACCTGACGGTCCCCTTTGCCTTCCTGCTGATCTTTACCACCTCCTTCTTTGCCTTCAAGGAAGCCGCCCAGGCGGAGATGGCGCTGGAATCAGAACACGAATTCTCGGAGAGGCTGCTGCAGAATATTCTGCCGCAGGCAGTGGCCAGCCGGCTTCGCGATCACCGGACGCAGGTTGTGGCCGACCAGATCCCGTCTGCCACCATCCTGTTTGCCGATATCGTCGATTTCACGCCGAGGGCGGCACGCTGGCAGCCGCAACAGGTCATTGCCTTCCTCGGGCGTGTCTTCTCGCAATTCGATGCGATTGCCAACGCGCATGGCCTGGAGAAAATCAAGACGATTGGCGATGCCTACATGGTGGCCGGCGGCCTTCCCGAACCGAAGCCGGATCACGAGACAGCCGTCGCCCTGATGGCGCTCGATATCATCGCCTGCTGTCGCAGGATTTCGGAACAGGTGGGCGAGGTGGTGGAGGTTCGCATCGGCCTTGATGCGGGGCCGGTGGTGGCTGGCGTGATCGGGACTAACAAGCTTCTCTACGATGTCTGGGGCGATACGGTGAATACGGCGGCGCATATGGAATCCCATGGCGTTGCCGGTCGTATCCAGGTTGCCGACTGCCTGAAGCAGCGCCTGGAGAGCCGTTTCGATTTCGAGCTGCGTGGTGAGATCGATGTCAAGGGCAAGGGGTTGATGCGGGTCTGGTTCTTGACGGGTGTCAAGAGTGAGTCTCTCACCGCGACATGA
- the dnaG gene encoding DNA primase, which yields MRFSSDFLDEIRDRVPISAVVGRRVTWDRKKTNVSRQDYWACCPFHGEKSPSFHCEDRKGRYHCFGCGVSGDHFRFLTDLEGLSFVEAVQQVADMAGIAMPQPDPQAERRERERTTLQDVMEMATQFFQDQLQTANGARARAYLRERGLSGRTIETFGLGYAPESRNALKEYLASKGVPKEQIEACGLVVHGPDIPVSYDRFRDRIMFPILSSRDKVIAFGGRAMAADAMAKYLNSNETELFHKGNVLYNFSRARRAMQGADGADTLIAVEGYMDVIALYQAGIENAVAPLGTALTENQLQLMWKTTPVPVLCFDGDGAGQRAAFRAVDLALPHIKPGQSLRFAMLPDGKDPDDLVKRDGRQPFDRVLTEARPLAEMVWMRETQSGGFDTPEKRAELEAKLKQIVNVIADENVRRHYQQDVRDRLYGFFQGSQPGRGERGNFQGGSRGQGQGARNGGGRPPGPVASSRGTISDRLARSGLVRGALDQPTLRESVLALTIVNHPQLLEGEYDEVAAIDYEHAGLQKLWSSLLTAVAEAGPALSREILIQKLEAHGHGTLLRSLDQQIRNARLWIATEIAASEDAREGYRQALALYKRARALKRQRMELEREIAEATETDDGARIEQVISALHEVQLEVTRMENQEAIIDGFGVMSGRVKGPATGHG from the coding sequence ATGCGTTTTTCCAGCGACTTCCTCGACGAGATCCGTGACCGCGTGCCGATTTCGGCCGTGGTGGGCCGCCGCGTGACCTGGGATCGCAAGAAGACCAATGTGTCGCGGCAGGACTACTGGGCGTGCTGCCCCTTCCATGGCGAGAAGAGCCCAAGCTTTCACTGCGAAGATCGCAAGGGCCGCTATCATTGCTTCGGCTGCGGCGTCTCCGGCGATCACTTCCGTTTCCTGACAGATCTTGAAGGACTGAGCTTCGTTGAGGCGGTGCAGCAGGTGGCCGATATGGCCGGGATTGCGATGCCGCAGCCAGATCCGCAAGCGGAGCGGCGAGAGCGGGAACGCACGACGCTGCAGGACGTCATGGAGATGGCGACGCAGTTCTTCCAGGACCAATTGCAGACGGCGAACGGCGCGCGGGCGCGAGCTTACTTGCGCGAGCGTGGCCTTTCTGGGCGGACCATCGAGACCTTCGGGCTCGGCTATGCGCCGGAAAGCCGCAATGCGCTGAAAGAGTATCTGGCCTCCAAGGGGGTGCCGAAGGAGCAGATCGAGGCCTGCGGGCTCGTCGTGCACGGCCCTGATATCCCGGTCTCCTATGATCGCTTCCGCGATCGCATCATGTTCCCTATCCTGTCGTCGCGTGACAAGGTCATCGCTTTCGGCGGGCGTGCCATGGCGGCCGATGCGATGGCGAAGTATCTCAATTCCAACGAGACGGAGCTCTTTCACAAGGGCAATGTTCTCTACAATTTCTCCCGCGCTCGCCGGGCGATGCAGGGGGCTGACGGCGCAGATACCCTGATTGCGGTCGAAGGGTACATGGACGTGATCGCGCTCTACCAGGCCGGGATCGAGAACGCTGTCGCGCCGCTCGGCACGGCGCTGACCGAAAACCAGTTGCAGCTGATGTGGAAGACGACGCCGGTGCCGGTCCTCTGCTTCGATGGTGACGGCGCGGGCCAGCGGGCAGCGTTCCGGGCGGTGGATCTGGCTCTGCCACACATCAAGCCGGGGCAGTCGCTCCGGTTCGCCATGCTTCCCGACGGCAAGGATCCGGATGATCTCGTCAAGCGCGATGGGCGCCAGCCGTTCGACCGTGTGCTGACGGAGGCTCGTCCGCTCGCCGAAATGGTCTGGATGCGCGAAACGCAGTCCGGCGGCTTCGATACACCTGAAAAGCGCGCCGAACTCGAAGCGAAGCTCAAGCAGATCGTCAACGTCATTGCCGACGAAAACGTCCGTCGCCACTATCAGCAGGATGTGCGTGACCGCCTCTATGGCTTCTTCCAGGGCAGTCAGCCCGGCCGCGGAGAGCGTGGCAATTTCCAGGGCGGCAGCCGCGGGCAGGGGCAGGGTGCCCGAAATGGCGGCGGACGTCCTCCGGGGCCCGTTGCCTCAAGCAGGGGTACGATTTCGGACCGGCTGGCGCGATCAGGCCTCGTGCGCGGCGCGCTCGATCAGCCGACGCTCAGGGAAAGCGTGCTGGCGCTGACCATCGTCAATCATCCGCAGCTTCTCGAGGGCGAGTATGATGAGGTTGCCGCGATCGATTACGAGCATGCGGGATTACAGAAACTGTGGTCGTCGCTGCTGACGGCTGTGGCGGAAGCAGGCCCTGCGCTCAGCCGCGAAATCCTGATCCAGAAGCTCGAGGCCCACGGTCACGGCACGCTGCTGCGTAGTCTCGATCAGCAGATCCGCAATGCGCGGCTCTGGATCGCCACGGAAATTGCTGCGTCCGAGGATGCCCGTGAGGGCTATCGCCAGGCGCTCGCGCTTTACAAGCGGGCAAGGGCCTTGAAACGTCAGCGCATGGAGTTGGAGCGGGAGATTGCGGAAGCGACCGAAACTGACGATGGCGCGCGCATCGAGCAGGTGATCAGCGCCTTGCATGAGGTGCAGCTCGAGGTGACGCGCATGGAAAACCAGGAAGCGATCATCGATGGCTTTGGCGTGATGTCTGGACGCGTCAAGGGGCCGGCGACCGGACACGGCTGA